A window of Aythya fuligula isolate bAytFul2 chromosome 12, bAytFul2.pri, whole genome shotgun sequence genomic DNA:
TAGCACCAAAAGATATTACAACCACAGATGATTTTGCATCCAAAGCTAAAgacagaatcaaagaaaaagcTAGACAGATTGCAGGAGTAGTTGCTGCCATTCCAGGAACTACTGCATTTGATGATTTAATAGGACCATCAAAGTaagtaaatttaaataaaagttaatcAAGCAATTTTATTCACTTACAAGTGTTTTATTGCTAAGGCAAGTAATGTTTGATTAAAGTAACTCATGAAGGAGAATGAAAGCtcttcagttttgcattttcaaagtgGCCTCCatctggatttttgttttgcatgtgcAGTCTTGTGCTAGGTGAGAATTTAGAGATGGATACAGCATATACTCAAATGTTGATGTGTTCAGATTTGGTTTGAAAGTATggtgcaaaaacattttcaaatggtgttgttatatattatttttcaaggaaTACTAAAAttgtggtctgattttttttatttatttttgttttctttggttttcttcttaGAATAACAATTGGTGTTGAACTGTTGCGAAAAATGGGTTGGAAAGATGGACAAGGCATAGGACCGCGAGTCAAAAGAAAGCCACGTAGGCAGAAACCTGGTAAGTTCAGTGAAGTTCCTGAACTCAGTAATAGAAAGTTAGCCTTCAAGTTAGACCAATATTAATCTAACTAGATAGTTAGACCATTAAGAAGCTCATTTTAagatatcattttatttaatatgtttCTTTAATCTTAGAGAAATTTAATAAGGATGCTGTTACGTCTCTTACAGACCCTGAAGTGAAAATATATGGTTGTGCATTACCACCTGGACTGTCAGAAGGTTCTGAGGTACTGTGCAGGCAAAAGCTTTTCGTTGacttacataaaaataacttgtgTGTTAACacgcattaaaaaaaaagatgctttttaacCAGCACTTCAGTGTGcaatttcagattttgttgtttgtaaatatttattatgcTTACTATGAAAAAGATTGAACGTAacaaaatttattcttttgctaGCTAAGCAGGTGTAGTTCAAAAATAGTTTCATATATAGTTAAGGAAAATCAAGCTTGCCTAGTTTTACATTAACTAAATATTGTAAAAGCTAAATGTACCAAACTCTTTTATTCATAGTTGTTCTTGTATACTTTTATTGTACAAGGACGAAGAAGATGAATACCAGCCAGAGAATGTGACGTTTGCACCGAAAGATGTAATGCCTGTAGATTTGACTCCAAAGGAGAATGTCCATGGACTTGGTTATAAGGGTTTGGACCCCACACAAGCTTTGTTTGGTGTATCTGGAAGAGAACATGTTAATCTTTTTGCGGGTTCTGAAGACCCAAGTAATTCACTTGGTGATCTGCGACACAATAGAGGAAGAAAACTAGGTATCACAGGCCAAGTAAGATGTTgcttaatgcattttattagtaatgtaataaaatctaaatgaattttgattttttttttcctttgtggaaGGCACATAGTCACTGTAGACACTAACATAGTCACTGTAGACACTGTATTGTAAGAAACCTGAAGTATGGTTTGAAAACAGCATTAGGAATACCTCGTTTCTGTTTGTTAACCTCTTTAATGTGAACATGTGAGCAAATCCTTGTAACTCTTAACTGCTTTCATTTATTGATAGTgttaaagagaaatataaaaagaactCAATGAATGATTGGATTGAGAAAATGCTTGTTACTTGATTAGAGAAAGTTGATGTTCAGTATGTTTTTAGTTTAAACTAAAGTTGAGTTTTAGAGTTTTAGAGTTTTAGAGTTTTAGAGTTTTAGAGTTTTAGAGTTTTAGAGTTTTAGAGTTTTAGAGTTTTAGAGTTTTAGAGTTTTAGAGTTTTAGAGTTTTAGAGTTTTAGAGTTTTAGAGTTTTAGAGTTTTAGTTTAAACTTTTTAGAGTTAGAGGGGTTTTGcttccttccattttatttGTAGTTCTTATGTAGGAGTGCTGTCGATTTATATacttttagaattttttttttgtgctgtttaatgtttttgttgttgtttttgtttattttgctttgagtGCTTAACCTGCACATAGACTGTAAGTCTATGCTGTCCTCACCCTGTGCTGACCAAACTTAATGTCCCTTACTGCTAAGGGAGTGGAATAAGCGGAATATGTTTGGTTCTCCCCTGTCTCCTGTCACCCCTCCAGTTTTTacctcttgtttttcttatatcgtagtacattttttttcccagtatgcATCTATGTATATTGTTGTTTATAGGGCACCTTACATACTGTAGATGGATAGATACAGATGTAGATGTGTTCTATCATGTGACTTAAaccaaaaatacaattttcacatttttaaattcctattacttttatttaaaatatgttacagGCTTTTGGTGTAGGAGCTTTAGAGGAAGAAGATGATGATATTTATGCAACTGAAACATTGTCAAAATACGATACAGTTCTAAAAGATGAAGAACCTGGAGATGGCTTGTATGGCTGGACAGCACCTAAGCAGTATAAATCCAAAAAAAGTAAGAACTATAGTTCTAACTAAAGAGTTAGTGTGATTTGTATTCAAAGCATCACGTAAGTGTAGTCtctcttttccaaatattttaaagggatTGGTATCTCCTAGCTATGATATCTGAAGCTTTGTCTAGTCTTACTGCAAGATTCATGTGTTTCAgttctggaaataattttgaagtcCTACACGAATCCTAGTTTAGACTAAAAACCCAAATCGCATTTTAAAAGGACAGTATGCGCTGCTCTGTGAAATATAGCATTCAATTCCACTGAAGTAAAGATGATTATGAACTATAGCTGCAAAATATGACCTAATactttcaaagattttttttttagatttgcTTATTTGCAAATGATAACATTTGCAAGTTTTGTCTTGatactgctgtatttttagtGCAACTTCTAAGTGCATGGAATACTCAGCATTTTCTAGACAACTTCTTGATATTAAGTTGTATGCAATTAATGCACTTATGATGTTAGATGTGCATCTAGTGGTACTGATGCTGTACCAGTAGCCAGGTTCATTTTATAGGATTCTTCCTGTATTTCTAGTATTTTAGCTGTGTAATGCTATAGCCAGACTCATAGTCattgaatttaaatgaaaggcAAAGAGAACAAACAACTCCAATCATATTCTATCAAATGtactgcaaaatataaaattttcaggaaaaaatgctttttgtcaaacatacacattttaaatattgacCAACTCTATGGTAATTTGTAGGGTCTGACACAGAAGTtaaatatataggaaaaatCTTGGATGGCTTTTCCTTGGCATCAAAATCATCAGCTCCAAACAAGGTAAGCAGATACTGACATTTTTGCCATAAGAATAACATCCAAAGCAAAATTGACCTGTGCTATATGGATTTTACTGTTGctcaatgtttttttattttcttagaaatgaaaGTTCTGGTAAGTAGCATAGACTGCTGGGTATGTGGAAGCTGCCAAACTAATGGATTAATTTAAACTTTGCCCATGTACAACCCTTGAGCAAATACATTGTACACTACTTACTGTTATTTTGAATAAAGTTGGAGGAGTGATTTGATTTAACTTTGCAATAAATAATGCACATCTGCTTTTATATCCTTCAAATATAACTAACATCCATTTATCATGTAAATGGATGTTTATCATGTAAAAAATTAGTCCCCAGACTTCGTCCACTTCACTGTTTTGGTGACAAGTTAGTTTGTTAGCTTTATTCTTAGCTTTGTATCTTTTATTCCATGTATGATTGCATAAATTGGAGTGATGAATGGAGTTTTGTGATAAGGTACTTTTGTGAATGAAGAAAGTTTGCATGGTATATAAAATTGAATTGTATAAGAGGCAGAGAGTTAACCTTTTGAAGCTTGCATGCAGAATGTAGGGGAAAAGGAATttgaaagacatgaaaaatagaaaacacagaagtactCAATTATTCAATTAACTGACTAAATCATAAgtgaattctgtttttaaaagagtaaTTTATGAGCATTATCAAGAGCATTTTCTCAAATGAGAGCAATGTGTATTAAGACTGGTTTATATTTGCTGCTTCTTGATGTGTTTTCCTATATTGTGTAACTGTTATCTATTAACAATAGAACAATTTGTTCCAAAAGTTTGTATTACAGTGCCACTTACTGACTCAGTCTAAAATAATCAGTAGCTTGTGATGTCTCTTTCTGCTGCTAGTTGTAAATTGAGGAATTTTTAGATTGAAGTGAcctttctgaaacatttctaaGGGTTAAATACAAAGTTGTATCTTGCTTTTggttgttgtgttgtgtttttttttcccacttctctGTAAAGATTTATCTACCACCTGATCTGCCACGAAATTACAGACCAGTTCATTACTTTCGACCTGTAATAGCTGCTGGGAATGAAAACTACCATTTACAGAAGGCATTAGAGGAATCAACTGGAAAACTTGGCAGCAACATGACACAGCAAAGCAGGCATGCACTGAACGCGTCTCAGAGGAGGGAACAACTAGGAGAGGCTGTTCTGAAAGGTATTGATGGATATCACacctttgcttgtttttcaggtCCCCAAATTGTTtatataacaataaaaatttGATTTAGTCTTGAACACTATTTTCTAATGTAAAAATAGTAAATCAAGTTGATTAGCCAAAATACCTTGTCATTATCCATTTCCATTTCTACAGATGAGCTATTGATGTCTGTCTGCATTTTCATGCACTTAAgtcttaaagaagaaaagcatgcaTAGGATTAGATGTTTCTTTGTAGTGGCCTTATGAATTCATTATGTAGTAAGTTGTgagttttgacatttttctctgtaaaaatgaGGCATcactgaaatacatgtaaatcCACTAAAAATTATCTTGTAAATATGGCATTTATATCTACAATAGTAAATTTTACAAGGTAATATGTACACATGTGGCAAATAGCATAAAAGATGCAATAGTGACCAACAGTTCTCATATGCCATTTCTGCCGTTATATTGTGTTCTAGCGTTAGAGTATTTTCTCtgaatgtgtgtatgtgtaggcttttttctccactgaagGGTCAGAAATAattgtattaatttttattttaacttcttctTTTGATTTTAGGTCCAGCTCGTTCTGTTATGGAATATCTGTCTGAGAAAGATAGAGAGAGACTCAAAGAAGTGAAGCAAGCATCTGAACAACAAATGAAAGCCAAAACGTTACCTCAGCCATCACGGAATAGCAGATTCCAGCCAGCCTCTGCAGATGATGCTTTTCAAAAATGGCAAATGTTGTTGGGGGGGCAGATTGCAAACGCTGGTTCTAGTGACTTCAAGCCATTTGCAAAAGatccagaaaagcaaaaaagataTGAAAGTTTTGTGAGAAGTCttaaacaaggagaaaaaggtaACCAAGGAAAGAAATCCTGAAATTTTTAGTTTTCTACGGCCAAAATAAGCCCAACAACTATTGCAATTCTTAAGAAATTTTTTATGACATTTAATTgtattgacttcagtgaaactGCTCAGGAGTTTAAGTGTTAGCAAGACTTGATTTTAGGCGTTGCATTTCATACTTTGCTGTGGCACAAGTGAAATTGTAAAGGATGTTTTGGTTAGGAaacagcatatttatttttttttcatttggcaaAGTAGACTTCAGCTCTTGCCAGTGCTGTAAACTATTATGCATGGAATAAGGAGTTTCATTTAGTTTGCTTCTTTGTGAGGAGTAAAACTGACAGATCCTataaaggcagaaagaaagcagtTGTCACAGCAGAATTGCAATTTTTGACTCCTTTCACCTTTTTCTCaaataagagaggaaaaatcaaaagaaaagccaaaccATACCCTTCTGGAGGAGATAGGAATTGTAAAGTGAGTGAAGTAGTTTACACTTGTCAGAGCTTGTTCTGCATGTTCTTTGGATATTCTGACAGACACTACTGTCAATTACATTTGGAATTACTCTTCCTAGAAGAATCTGTGGCTGTAAAATGATAGCATacagtaatttttaataatacagTTGAGATTAATACTGTCTTTAAACCAAATGCATATTACATACTTGCAGGGATGCttgcttatcttttttttttttttcttgaaaagcagcaaatttAAGTAAGCTCTAATTTTTGCTAATTACTTCTCTCCTTAACTTATACTAGATACGTTAGAACGTCATTTAGACCCAACTATGACAGAATGGGAACGAGGAAGAGAACAAGAGGAATTCTTCCGTGCAGCAATGTTCTATAAGTCCTCAAACTCAACCCTGTCATCCAGGTTTACGCGGGCCAAATATGAAGATGATGTTGACAAAGTCGAAGTTCCTCGGGACCAGGAGGTATATGCTGTTACTGTCTTTCTAGTATATAGAAGTTATGTTTGTTGCCTTTGTCCCgactttcaaaattatttttctctaaaacttTTGTAGATACCACGTCAATAATGgttttttgctcttctgttaGGTAAACCTTTGAGAATGTTTGCTGCAAACAAAGCAGTGATTTGTTAATCtacattgaaatatttatttgttagtGTGACAACAGGACAGTTGTCTTGTTAATTCAGTTAATTCAGtaagttaattaaaaagttaatttagtAAGTTGTTAGTTATGTATGAGATAATGTTTTGACTTTTTCAGAATGATACTGATGATAAGGAAACTGCTGTGAAGATGAAGATGTTTGGCAAACTCACCAGAGACAAGTTTGAATGGCACCCTGAAAAGTTGTTGTGCAAAAGATTTAATGTTCCTGATCCATATCCTAAGTGAGATGATTGataaaatatacttatttttaacactttaaaaaattctgacattttgtcatatgattttgaaaaatgtggCTTGATGTTTTAAAACCTTACAGTGTTTTAATTGGCCTCATTAAACATGGTGAAATCACTTCTGAGAAAATAGTATGCATTTTAAGGACTACTGTAGCCTGTTGTAGATAATTTGAGGCCTTATTTTTCTATGTCGAAAACaataatcaatttatttttttttaatttccctatAGTTCTTCCATCGTTGGTTTACCAAAAGTGAAGAGAGACAAGTATTctgtatttaactttttaactcTGCCTGAGCCTACCACATCTGTAACtcaagaaacaaatgaaaaaaaccaacagaatAGCAGTCTTAGCAGTAAgttggttgttgttttattcatttagtTATGAGGTAATGGTATAGAAATGCCTATCTTTGTTATGGAGAATGAATTTATCtataaattcagtatttttgaaTTCAAGAGAAAGAcatgaaatttgaaaataaatgcaataaattcGGTTCAGACATAAAAACAAACGTCAGTATGATTATGATGTTTTTTTTGCACCTAGAAGACCTTTGTAGGTcatattcattaaaaagattttaaaagtaccAAACCATACTGAAGAAAcaggttattttaaaatcaagtaggtcataaaatgtaatataatttAGCATGCAACTGATTTGAATGTTTGGGACTTTTTTAGAACCAAAGAAACCTTCTAGATGGGATGTATCagataaagaaaaggagaaaaaagattcTATCAGTGAATTCATTAGTCTTGCTAGATCAAAAGCTGATCTTCAGCAGAAGCCACCAGTGCCAACAACAGAAGAATCTAAATCAAAAGCTGATCTTCAGCAGAAGCCACCAGAGCCAACAACAGAAGAATGTGGAACTAGGGCAAGTGAAACTCTTCCCAGTGAGGTGGGTTCACAATGGTGTTTAGGAACATAAAGGCAAccctgaaataattttgtgtaGTATATGAATTGGTTTAACACAGATCAGTTTGCTGAAGGGCCCACTCAGGATAAGCAAAGAGGAAGTGAGATTACCTTTGGAAAAATTTTGAGTTTATAACTCAGAGGTGAAACTTCCACAACATACAAGGACAGCAAGTATGACTATCTGTACTTGAAGTAGCAGcttaagaaaagataaaatttagCTCCCAACTAGGGGGTTAAATTCAGTCACTTATACCCACTTTGCTCACAGACACAgggtatatgtatttttttttctgctttgagcagaggAGGGTGCATACATTGTGGAGAAAGgtgatgtttttcctttgaataaATTTACTTTGAGTAGCATATAAGAGAAGTTTGAACTAATGAATAAGAATTTCTAATATCTTGGGATCTATTTTCAACTGTGTAGAGCACAAATTGCAGTACCCTTAAGAGGACATGAGTTTAGCAGTGCTTCAAGGTTTTGGCCTACCTATTGTGATATGTGATTATTTTGTAAATGCATCTCAGAATGTTTGAACTTGCTGTATTGCTCAACTTAGCTGATTTTTAGTTTCTTTAGTGTTTATATATGGTTTGTTATGCTGTTTTGCAGGTAGCTGATGAAGATAAAGatcaagaagaagaaagcagacCATCCATGGACTTATTTAAGGCCATTTTTGTGAGTTCCTCTGATGAAAAATCTTCTTCCTCTGATGAAGAGAGTGAAGAAGAGCAGCAACCAACTACTTCAGTAACAGATTCAGAAACCACTAAGCAAGTTAATCTACCAGATAGTTCCTCATCTAATTCACAaggtatctttatttttaaaaacatcttataAAAAAATTCCTGTATGAATCAAGTACTCTGGGACTGCTAGGACAGTGCTATACTCTTGTGCAGCTCATCTGGTATTGGTCTATCTAGgcatgaagaaaatgtgaataGTACAGTTCTGAATAAGACCTTGTATGTTAGTGTTATTCATGTTGCCATGTGTCTTGCATAGATTTTACAAGCAAACTGACCTATAAAACGTTTTTGTTAAACAGTGAGGGCAGAAAAAACATCTAAGGTAAGGGCGGACATAAAGGGAAACTTTATAAGTCATAAGATAAGCTAATAAGTTATTCCTATCTTATGGTGGATATTTTACAAGTTCAGAAATAAAtagtatgcatttatttaataaagtcACTTTCTAAATACTGACATTCCTGTAAAatgtaatgttaaaaataattttactagGACATCAGAAggttgcattttatttatattctagTTATAAAAGTTGTCACTATAATTCTACAAGAGAGGGAGAAGACCAATCTTTTACGTTACTAAAATTCAATAAGTGGGTTGTAAAATGTTtctatattttcagaatatcattaaattaacaaaatgcACAATATACTTAGCTTTCAGTGAGAAAACTTTCACATTCTTTCACAGTTGGTTCTGTTAACATCTAACTTCCAGTTTTTATGAACTTTGTAGATCATGTAGAGTCTGTTTTTTGTGCCAAGTAGTATAAAAGTCATACTACCttgttaaataaaagcaaacgTACTGATAGTAAGTAAATTATAATTGTATAATAGGTTAATTTTGAgttagaaatatgtatttatatgttgCAATCTTTCAGGATGTCAACTATGCAGTTAGCCAAGAAAATCCACAGAGATATAAGATGCCAATCAGTTTGCTTTCTTAGAGTTTTTTAGAAAGtctgctttaactttttttcagcatatcttgacaaaaatgtttcttgcttttgaataaagaagtctttgttttgttttattttcatagacaATGTGTCTGCTAAAGCGGAGCCTGGTGTTTCTTTGTTGCCTGCTTCAAAGCAGGAACTGGATGCAGCAGAGGAATTTGGGCCAAAGTTGCccccagcttttccttttggtaGGTTCTATATATTTCTTGTATATGAATTCTGCATGTTGAAGATGTAAGGTATTTGATGTATgatatttctctttaataaatgtttgtgaATAGCTACTTTACCTCTTAAATGCCTGAACTATGTCAAACTGTCATCGACAAACACTTTGTAGTCGTGCTGTGACGGACTAACAGGAACTTTTCTGCCTGTACCAACTTTGTTGTAATTCCATAGAggcagtgttaaaaaaaaatgtaatgaagatACAGGGTGAGAATTGTAATTCATTTATTGATAGATTTCAAAGTCCTTTAATTACAATAAGAAGTTTACAGTTAaattttttatacatttcaCATCCATTtgaaagcttaatttttttattttaaagcagcttaTTAGATTAATATAGAAAGTAATAATGAAATTAACCTTTTTTGttcatgctttttgtttctgcatgtgCTTTGTGCTTTAGGTTCTACTTGGCAACAAGAAACAGCTGTGCCAGCAAGTTTTCCGGGGCCtagtaggaaagaaaaacataaaaagaacagagagaaacagaagtctAAGAGGGAACGcaaacataaaaaggaaaaggtatttAATTTAACTAAACAGTTCACTGATTCTTTGATCTGCCTCTTGAATTTTCTCATGATTTCTTCTAGATTCTAGGAAAACATGCTGGGACTGAAGCAACTTAAGTGTTTTCTCAGGTGTTTTGAGACTGGAACTTTAGAATAGTAAATTGTCTTACTAGGGTGATGCTTTTTCCATATATACAATGTGACTGCAGATAATACTATGGGTAGTTTAATGTTGTGTAAGCGTCCTGTTTCAATTAAGCTTGGAGCCTATGCTGAAATCAACTTTTagagatgtttgcttttttgtttttgttgcctttCAGAAGGCAACAGAACCAACTGTTTCCAAATGAAACTGTAGCGTAATAcgggtttgtttttcctttttacagaagaagaaacataggaaacacaaaaccaaaggaaaacacaaaaataaaaaatcagaaaaagacaGCAGTTCAGATACTACAGACAGCAGTGATAGCCTTAGCGATATAGATACCACAGGCTTGTCACCCAAAGAACTTCTAAAAAGGTAAACAGAAAACTGACTGAAACATTTACAAGCTTTCCAGTGGATAACTAAAACCTCAATTTATGAGGTGTCATTTTAGTAAAGCTGTTTGTAGCAAATATGGATTAGCCAGTCTCTCTATGTTTTAAAGCCTGCTAGTTTgtaatgtttgctttctttattaAACAAGTATTAGGTATCTTAAGCTAGAGGATAATCAATTTTAGGATGGAAGCCTCTTGAGATAAAGGGCACTAAATAAACAGTTCTGTGCGAGTTAATGGAATTTACAGTTACATATAACTGATATTGtggaattaattttgaatgagTTAAAAATCGAACTAGTACAGATGGTGAGTCATATTCCATTACTTTGTCTACTATCTTTACTTGGAAACATTAGAACCAATATCTGCTTCAGAATGTTTTGAGTCTGCTTTAGTTTGTTGATAATCAGCAAAAGAACCAATTCAAATAGATCTGCTGTGTGGCATTGATAGTTAATAATTCTGTGCTTCAGCAAGGAACAGTGAAGCAAGCAGAATGTTTGACTTGTGTATGTCTTGTAAATCGAAACTCTGCTGTTAGATTTTTATAAACTAGAGACTTGAACATAGTGCAAGCAGAGAtgtgaaaataggaaaataacaGTTTGTAACTTAATTTTGCTCAGTGCTGAAGTAAACTACAAACAAAAGTAACTGCGTCTGGTTCAGATCATAGTCAAATTAAAAAGCATCCCATGTGGAACAGTCACCACATTGGATTCTCTTGAACTTCTCCTATTAGCTGAAAGACAGGTCTCTACACATTTTTTGAAGTATCGCATCTGGATATCCTGGCAAAATTATTGTGGTCTAGCTGTTAAGTGGAATGGGCATGTACAAAGGGCAAAAGGCAGCATTGCAAAGGTCTCTGCCTTCCATTTCTTTGGAATTGAGATTCAGttgtgtatttgtatttttgtattaaaaagccaaggtacttttcttttttatttctaaatagcCAAAATATGTTTGTGTGCGTTTTGCACAGAACGGTTTGACTTTGTTGTACAAGCTGATACTTCTTagcctttgcttttttgtttcaacACTGaggcaaaatgtttttctcatatATTTCTTAAGGTTTAAGAAATGGCTCAGGTAATTAAATACTCTGAATGTTGCATGTTACTATTCAGTCtaactgttttctttatctttctctcttAGATTGAAACAACTTCAGTATTGAAGAAGtagcttgttttcttcagtgctgcATGACTTTTAATCTCAAATTTTTGATCTCCTCCATGATGGTAGATCAGTTACGTATTGTATACTTTGAAGCATTGTAAATACTGTATTCATATTGAATTTGTCTGAGAGTAAACGtgtatatgtttattttgtgaTGCTTCATAGGACTGAAATGCAAGGATTGTGGAATGTTGAAAAAGACTCCTTCTGTAAAGCATAGTCTGAAATATTGCAGGCTCTGTTTTAATTAACATAAAACatgatattttaataaactaaTTATTACAAATCATTTTTGTACAGTAAGTCATTGCCTAAGACCTCTAAATTAGATCTTTCAGGATGTGTgggaatggcatgaagctgtgccaggggaggttcagagGGGGCatgaggaaaaatttctttactgtgaggatggtcaaacactggaacaggtttcctaGAGAAGCAGTTGATGCCctatgcctgtcagtgttcaagagagATTTGTACAATGTGCTCAGTAATATGTTTTAACTTTTGGGTAGTCCTGACGTGGGCAGGCAGCTGGATTTG
This region includes:
- the GPATCH1 gene encoding G patch domain-containing protein 1, with protein sequence MAAADSSDSEEEDLVSYGTALQPLQEGERLKKPVPLQEQTVKDAKGRYQRFHGAFTGGFSAGYFNTVGTKEGWTPSAFISSRQKRADRTVLGPEDFMDEEDLSEFGIAPKDITTTDDFASKAKDRIKEKARQIAGVVAAIPGTTAFDDLIGPSKITIGVELLRKMGWKDGQGIGPRVKRKPRRQKPDPEVKIYGCALPPGLSEGSEDEEDEYQPENVTFAPKDVMPVDLTPKENVHGLGYKGLDPTQALFGVSGREHVNLFAGSEDPSNSLGDLRHNRGRKLGITGQAFGVGALEEEDDDIYATETLSKYDTVLKDEEPGDGLYGWTAPKQYKSKKRSDTEVKYIGKILDGFSLASKSSAPNKIYLPPDLPRNYRPVHYFRPVIAAGNENYHLQKALEESTGKLGSNMTQQSRHALNASQRREQLGEAVLKGPARSVMEYLSEKDRERLKEVKQASEQQMKAKTLPQPSRNSRFQPASADDAFQKWQMLLGGQIANAGSSDFKPFAKDPEKQKRYESFVRSLKQGEKDTLERHLDPTMTEWERGREQEEFFRAAMFYKSSNSTLSSRFTRAKYEDDVDKVEVPRDQENDTDDKETAVKMKMFGKLTRDKFEWHPEKLLCKRFNVPDPYPNSSIVGLPKVKRDKYSVFNFLTLPEPTTSVTQETNEKNQQNSSLSKPKKPSRWDVSDKEKEKKDSISEFISLARSKADLQQKPPVPTTEESKSKADLQQKPPEPTTEECGTRASETLPSEVADEDKDQEEESRPSMDLFKAIFVSSSDEKSSSSDEESEEEQQPTTSVTDSETTKQVNLPDSSSSNSQDNVSAKAEPGVSLLPASKQELDAAEEFGPKLPPAFPFGSTWQQETAVPASFPGPSRKEKHKKNREKQKSKRERKHKKEKKKKHRKHKTKGKHKNKKSEKDSSSDTTDSSDSLSDIDTTGLSPKELLKRLKQLQY